One part of the Coffea eugenioides isolate CCC68of chromosome 10, Ceug_1.0, whole genome shotgun sequence genome encodes these proteins:
- the LOC113749752 gene encoding germin-like protein subfamily 1 member 14 — MGAPFLITIAAMALLSSLAIASDPSPLQDFCVAINDSKAAVFVNGKICKDPKVVNANDFFFQGFNIPGNTNNQVGSNVTRVLVNNLPGLNTFGISLAHIDFAPYGVNTPHTHPRATEVIFAVEGTLAASFVTSNPPNNMKNRLFTKVLNPGDVFVFPQGLVHFIQNLGKTKALAFSGFSSQNPGVNTIANVVFGTEPPISLGVLTKAFQVDKKVIDALEAQFS; from the exons ATGGGAGCTCCGTTCCTGATAACCATAGCGGCAATGGCACTACTTTCATCCCTTGCCATCGCTTCTGATCCTAGCCCTCTGCAGGATTTTTGTGTTGCAATCAATGATTCCAAAGCTGCTG TGTTTGTGAACGGAAAGATTTGTAAGGATCCAAAGGTTGTGAATGCCAACGATTTCTTCTTCCAGGGATTCAACATACCTGGAAATACAAACAATCAAGTGGGTTCTAATGTCACTCGTGTGCTTGTCAACAATCTGCCAGGGCTCAACACTTTCGGAATTTCCCTAGCTCATATCGACTTCGCTCCTTATGGTGTAAACACACCCCATACTCATCCGCGTGCAACCGAGGTCATATTTGCGGTAGAGGGCACTCTGGCTGCTAGTTTCGTCACTTCAAATCCACCAAATAACATGAAAAATCGCCTTTTTACCAAAGTCTTGAATCCAGGAGATGTTTTTGTGTTCCCACAAGGTCTGGTTCACTTCATACAAAATCTTGGGAAGACAAAGGCTCTTGCATTTTCCGGTTTTAGCAGCCAAAATCCAGG GGTCAATACTATTGCAAATGTAGTCTTTGGAACAGAGCCCCCCATTTCTCTAGGTGTTCTTACTAAGGCATTCCAAGTTGACAAGAAAGTCATTGACGCTCTTGAGGCACAGTTTTCTTGA